One genomic window of Cannabis sativa cultivar Pink pepper isolate KNU-18-1 chromosome 2, ASM2916894v1, whole genome shotgun sequence includes the following:
- the LOC115719522 gene encoding calcium-dependent protein kinase 8, giving the protein MGNCCATPGTPSQNNRKNKKKSNPFSGDYPVTNGDGGGNNTWVLKEPTGRDITAHYDLGRELGRGEFGVTYLCTELSTGDKFACKSISKKKLKTAVDIEDVRREVEIMKHLRNHPNIVTLKDSYEDDNAVHIVMELCEGGELFDRIVARGHYTERAAAAVMRTIVEVVQSCHKHGVMHRDLKPENFLFANKKETSPLKAIDFGLSMFFKPGERFNEIVGSPYYMAPEVLKRNYGPEVDVWSAGVILYILLCGVPPFWAETEQGVAQAIIRSVIDFKRDPWPRVSDNAKDLVKKMLDPDPKQRLTAQEVLEHPWIQNAKKAPNVPLGETVRARLKQFSVMNKLKKRALGVIAEHLSIEEVAGIKEAFEMMDNGNKGKVVLEELRIGLQKLGQQIPEPDLQILMEAADVDGDGALNYGEFVAVSVHLRRMANDEHLHKAFSFFDQNGSGYIEIEELRNALNDEVDTNSEEVITAIMHDVDTDKDGRISYEEFAAMMKAGTDWRKASRQYSRERFNSLSLKLMREGSLQLTNEVF; this is encoded by the exons ATGGGGAATTGTTGTGCAACGCCTGGTACACCTTCCCAAAACAACCGGAAGAATAAGAAGAAATCCAATCCATTTTCTGGCGATTATCCTGTGACTAATGGTGATGGAGGTGGGAACAACACCTGGGTCTTGAAAGAACCAACAGGTCGAGACATTACAGCTCATTATGATCTGGGTCGAGAGCTGGGCCGTGGCGAATTTGGGGTTACTTATTTGTGCACAGAGTTATCAACTGGTGACAAATTTGCCTGCAAATCAATATCAAAGAAGAAGCTGAAGACTGCTGTGGATATTGAGGATGTGCGGCGAGAGGTTGAGATTATGAAGCATCTAAGGAACCACCCAAATATTGTAACGTTGAAAGACAGTTATGAGGATGATAATGCAGTTCATATTGTGATGGAATTGTGTGAAGGAGGGGAGTTGTTTGATCGAATTGTTGCGAGAGGTCATTACACAGAACGAGCTGCTGCAGCCGTTATGCGAACCATTGTTGAAGTTGTTCAG AGTTGTCATAAACATGGAGTGATGCATCGTGATCTCAAACCAGAGAACTTTTTGTTTGCAAACAAGAAAGAAACATCCCCCTTAAAGGCAATTGATTTCGGGCTGTCAATGTTTTTTAAACCGG GTGAACGATTTAATGAGATAGTGGGAAGTCCTTATTACATGGCCCCTGAAGTCCTGAAACGGAATTATGGCCCCGAAGTGGACGTTTGGAGTGCTGGAGTTATACTGTATATTTTACTTTGTGGTGTTCCACCATTTTGGGCAG AAACTGAACAAGGGGTAGCACAGGCTATTATTCGCTCGGTGATTGATTTTAAGAGGGATCCGTGGCCAAGAGTTTCTGATAATGCGAAGGACCTTGTTAAGAAAATGCTTGATCCTGATCCAAAGCAGCGACTTACAGCACAGGAAGTACTTG aGCATCCATGGATACAAAATGCCAAGAAAGCTCCGAATGTCCCATTGGGTGAGACTGTGAGAGCAAGGCTCAAACAGTTTTCCGTCATGAACAAGCTCAAAAAAAGGGCTCTAGGG GTTATAGCTGAACATTTGTCCATTGAAGAGGTGGCTGGAATAAAGGAGGCATTTGAAATGATGGACAATGGAAATAAAGGCAAGGTTGTCCTTGAGGAGCTTCGAATTGGTTTGCAAAAGCTTGGACAGCAGATTCCTGAACCGGATCTTCAAATACTAATGGAAGCG GCTGACGTTGATGGCGATGGCGCTCTAAATTATGGAGAGTTTGTTGCGGTTTCAGTTCATTTGAGAAGAATGGCTAATGACGAGCACCTACACAAGGCATTTTCATTCTTCGATCAAAACGGGAGTGGTTATattgaaattgaagagcttcGGAATGCTTTAAATGACGAAGTTGACACTAATAGTGAGGAAGTCATCACTGCTATAATGCATGACGTGGACACTGACAAG GATGGGCGCATAAGTTACGAGGAGTTTGCTGCAATGATGAAAGCTGGTACAGATTGGAGAAAAGCATCAAGGCAGTATTCACGGGAAAGATTTAACAGCCTGAGCTTGAAGTTGATGAGGGAAGGCTCTTTACAGTTAACCAACGAGG TATTTTAG